A window from Chrysemys picta bellii isolate R12L10 chromosome 2, ASM1138683v2, whole genome shotgun sequence encodes these proteins:
- the LOC101932734 gene encoding serpin B6-like, with translation MDNLSKANTTFALNLFKKLSENANTQNLFFSPLSISSALSMVFLGAKGNTAAQMAKVLSLDKAEEIHDGYQSLISEINKPGTNYVLRIANGLYGEKTFKFLATFIDSCQKFYHAELEQLDFSKAAEDSRKHINAWVEEKTEGKIQNLLAQGVVDSMTRLVLVNAIYFKGNWATQFNKNCTMEKQFKINKNESKPVQMMFKKAKFNMRYVGEFHTKILDLPYVDKETSMIILLPDEIQDNSTGLEQLERELTYEKLTEWINPEMMDYTEVEVCLPRFKLEQAYDLKPVLKSMGMTDAFASDKVDLSGMSAGNDLVLSEVVHKSFVEVNEEGTEAAAATRVMGRGRCLRIVPRFTADHPFLFFIRHNKTGNILFYGRFCSP, from the exons ATGGATAATCTCAGTAAAGCAAACACCACCTTTGCACTCAACCTATTCAAAAAGCTGAGTGAAAATGCCAATACACAGAACTTATTCTTTTCTCCTTTGAGTATCTCCTCTGCTTTGTCCATGGTTTTTTTGGGTGCAAAAGGTAACACTGCAGCCCAGATGGCAAAG GTGCTTTCTTTGGACAAAGCTGAGGAGATTCATGATGGTTACCAGTCACTTATTTCTGAGATTAACAAACCAGGCACTAATTATGTGCTTAGGATTGCCAACGGGCTCTATGGGGAAAAGACGTTTAAATTTCTTGCA ACATTTATAGACTCCTGCCAGAAATTCTATCATGCAGAGCTGGAACAACTTGACTTCTCTAAAGCTGCAGAAGATTCCAGAAAACATATAAATGCCTGGGTAGAAGAAAAAACTGAAG GTAAAATCCAGAATCTGTTGGCTCAGGGTGTTGTTGATTCAATGACTAGACTAGTCTTGGTGAACGCCATCTACTTCAAAGGCAACTGGGCAACCCAATTCAACAAGaattgcacaatggaaaagcaatttaaaattaaCAAG aatgagaGCAAACCAGTGCAGATGATGTTCAAGAAAGCTAAATTTAACATGAGATACGTAGGAGAGTTTCACACCAAAATCCTTGACCTCCCTTATGTTGATAAGGAGACTAGTATGATCATCCTGCTTCCTGATGAAATCCAAGATAATTCCACTGGCCTGGAACAG CTGGAAAGAGAACTTACCTATGAGAAACTTACAGAGTGGATAAATCCAGAAATGATGGACTATACTGAAGTGGAGGTGTGTTTACCCAGATTTAAGTTGGAGCAAGCTTATGATCTGAAGCCTGTTTTGAAGAGCATGGGAATGACTGATGCATTTGCCAGCGACAAGGTGGATTTGTCTGGAATGTCAGCCGGCAATGATCTAGTTCTGTCTGAGGTTGTTCACAAGTCCTTTGTGGAGGTAAACGAAGAAGGcacagaggcagcagctgctACTAGAGTAATGGGCCGTGGGCGTTGTTTACGGATTGTACCACGGTTCACTGCTGACCATCCTTTCCTCTTCTTTATCCGGCACAACAAAACCGGCAACATTCTGTTCTATGGCAGATTTTGTTCCCCCTAA